The following DNA comes from Halorhabdus tiamatea SARL4B.
AGCGCTACGACGGTGCGGCGACGGTCCGGTTCGCACTGATCGGGGCCGGCTGGTTCACCCGCGAGTGGGCGCTGCCGGGCATCGATCGAGCCGATCACACCGAGGCGACGGTCGTCGTCGACGTCGATGCCGAGCGCGCCGAGGCGCTCGCCGACGACCACGGTATGACCGCACTCACGCCCGCGGAGTTCCACGACGGCGTCGCCGAGACGGAATACGACGCCGTCTACGTCTGTACGCCGAACGCGACCCACCTCGAGTACGTCGAAACCGCCGCCGCGGCCGGCAAGGACATCCTCTGTGAGAAGCCGATGGAGGCCGACGCGACGCGGGCGGCCGAACTCGTCGAGACAGCCCAGGACGCCGGCGTCTCGCTGATGGTCGGCTACCGGATGCACCTCGATCCGGTCGTCCGCCGCTCGAAGGAACTCATCGAAGCGGGCGCGATAGGCGACGTTGTGCAAGTCCACTCCAATATGTCCCAGCGCATGGTCGCGGAGTTGGAGGGTGACGCGAGCGACCAGTGGCGGCTCGATCCCGACCTTGCGGGCGGCGGCGCGATGATGGACATCGGGATCTACCCGCTGAACACGACGCGATTCCTGCTCGACGCCGATCCGGTGGAAGTCTCAGCGGAAACGGGATCGACCCACGAGGAGTTCGCCGACGTCGAGGAGCAGGTCGCCGTCCGGTCGACCTTCGAAGGTGGCGTGCCCGTGCTCTTCACCGCCAACCACAACGCCTCCCACGACAGTTTCCTCCGGGTGACCGGCACGGAGGGCCAGATCATCATCGATCCCGCGTTCTTCGAGCGGGAGGACCGCGGGCTGGAGGTCCGCCTCGACGGCGAGCGCCACGCAATCGACGTGACGAACGTTCATCAACTCGAGGAGGAGTTCGCGTACTTCGCCGACTGCGTGCTCGCCGGTCGCAAGCCCGAACCCGACGGCGAGCACGCGTTGCTCGACATGCAGGCGATCGAAGCGATCTACGAGTCCGCCGAGACCGGCGGACCCGTGACATCGATCGGACCCAATTGAAACGTCCTCTTGTAGGACCAGCCACTCCTCATACTGCCGGCTGTAACAGACTGAAGGAATTCGCCACCCCGGTGTGGCGTATATCTTTACGAACTTACAGCCGGCAGTATCAGAAGCCTTCTGTCCCTCACCTGGAGTTGCTACCGATATACGTGATCTCAACACGTTGTCGAATTCGGACCAGGAAATAGATGCCGAACAGCGGGGCAATGTATACCAGCAGGAAGTGAACGAGCTGTGAAATCGGTGGGATGTCGTCGGTCGTCTCTGCGAGATAAACCCGGTAATACGATCCGTTCTCGAGTTGGATGGGCGTGTGTGGGACCTCGACCGATCGGTGGGCTGTCACAGTTCCGGTGCGCGCAGTCTGAGCGACGAGCGAAGGGACCGCATCCTCAGCCGTCGCCGGGGTCGAAACGCGTCGGAGCACCGTTTCGGGGGAGACTGGTTCGAGGTCCATCTCGATACGGTACATCCCATCCGCATTTCGGCTGGACTCGTTCACGACGGAGGTCGGTTCGTAGAGTGACTGGTTGCGGAGCGCGTACTGGTAAGGGTTCGCCGGCCCCACACTCCCGTCGTAGTCCGCGCGACTCGTGTACGTCTCAGTCGGTATGGGCCGGTTTTCGAGAACAAACCGCTCTAAGCCACAGACTCGCGTCCACCTGCCGGAACAGGCGATTGCATCGCTGATGGGGACGCGAAGCTGCGTTACCGGTTGGTCGGCGTACTCGATGCTCGATCCGTTCGTGACGACCTCCAGCCGTTCATACCGATACGTCGGCTCGTTCAAGTTCAGGGTTGACCCCCAGACTGGTGCAGTCAGGAGCCCCACTGCGAGTAGCCCGAGCAACAGATCCCGACGAAACGAGGTGCGCGAACCGCCTGATGACATGTTGAATAACTGCACAATACAGAATGAAAAATCTACTGAAAAATCATCGCTTCTCGGTCAATCAGTCGTGGCGTCCATCCCGTGAGTCAGTATCGCATGGCTGGTTCAGCACGGATCACGACAAACTCGTGAGTATGCTGATGCACTCTCGTGTCGTCACGTGATTCGATCCCTGGAACGCAGCACAACCGTTAGGACGATCGAACCACAAGCGAGCGCGTGGACGACGTCCTCCCCTGGCTCCGTGATCGCCCCTACTACGAGGGACAGATCGTCGACGAGCGACGCCTTCCCGGCCGCGAAGCGACCGACGCCGATCTGGACGTTTCCGATCGCCTCGCCGCAGCACTTTCGAGCGATGGCGTCGACCGCTTCTACCGCCATCAGGCCGAGGCGATCGAGGCGGTCCGGGACGGCGAGAACGTCGTCCTGGCGACGCCGACCGCCAGCGGGAAGAGCCTCGCCTACACCGTCCCCGCCTTCGAGCGGGCGATGGACCACGTGGGGACGACGCTGTACATCGCGCCGCAGGTCGCACTCATCAACGACCAGGCCGAGACGCTCTCCGATCTCGCTCACAGCCTCGGCTTTGGCTCGCGGGTGACCGTCGATCGCTACACCGGCCGGCTCTCCCAGTCCGAGAAAGAGACCGTCCGGGAGCGCCAGCCGACGGTCCTGCTCACGACGCCGGACATGCTCCACTACGGGATCATGCCCCACGCCCACCGGCTCTGGGACTGGTTCTTCGAACGCTTAGAGACGATCGTCGTCGACGAGGTCCACGCCTATCGTGGCGTCTTCGGCAGCCACGTCTCGCTGGTGTTGCGACGGCTCAACAGGCTCGCCGAGCGATTTGACGCCGATCCACAGTACGTCTGCTGTTCGGCGACGATCGGCAACCCGGTCGAGCACGCCGCGACCGTCACCAACCAGCCCGAGGCGTCGTTTCGGCTGCTCACCGAAGACGACAGCGCGACCGGCCCCCGGCAGTGGGTGGTCTGGAACCCGCCGGAGAAACGCGGCGGGGGCGGCCAGGGCCGCCGGCGCTCCCATCACGTCGAAACCGAGCGGCTGTTCGCCGATCTGGTTCAGCGCGGGTTGCAGACGGTCGTGTTCACCGGTTCCCGGCAGGTGGCCGAGCGCTACGCGACTGAAAGTGGCCGGAAACTCCGCGAGCGCGGCGAGGGTGAACTGGCGACGAAGATCGGCGCGTATCAGGCCGCGCTGACGAGCGATCGCCGCCGGGAACTGGAGGCGGGGCTCCACGACGGCTCGATCCGGGGCGTCTGGAGCACCAGCGCGCTCGAACTCGGGGTGGACGTCGGCGGGCTGGACGCGGTCATTCTGGATGGCTACCCGGGCACGCGCATGGAGACCTTCCAGCGGGCGGGGCGGGCAGGCCGGGGCGAGGACCCTGCCCTGGTCGCGCTCGTGACCGGCGAGGACCAGCTCGACCAGTACGTCGCCCGCCACCCCGAATCGCTGTTCGACCGCGCGCCCGAGCAGGCCCTGACCAACCCCGCAAACGACCAGATCCTGCCGGCCCACGTCCGGTCGGCCGCCCGCGAGAACTGGCTGTCGCCGGACGACGACCGCCACTTCGGGCCGACCTTCCCGGACGTGGTGGCCGATCTGGAGGCGGCCGGAGATCTCGAACGGCGGGCAACCGACGCCGGAATCCGGTGGCTCGACGACGGCGGCGGCAGTCCAGCCCACGAGACGAGTCTCCGGAGCGCCGACGACCGGGAGATCAAACTGCGGGAGCGTGGTTCGAACGACGTGATCGCGTCGCTGCCGTTCGGCGACGCACTGCGTGACGCCCATCCGGGGGCGATCTACCACCACCAGGGGACGAAATACGAGGTCGTGGAGCTGGATCTGAGCCACGACGTGGCGACGCTCGATCGGACGTACGCCGATCAATATACGCGTGTCCTTCACGAGAAGACGATCACCGTCGAGGAGGATCTCCGGGAGAAACCATTCCCCGGTCGGGCGGACGTACCGGTCCGGTTCGCCGAAGTGACCATGCGCAAGCAGATCACTGGCTTCGAGCGCCACGACGCCCGCTCGGGGGAGGCGATCAGCCGGGAGTCCCTTGACGTTCCCGAGACCAGCCTGCGGACGCGGGCACTGTACTACGCGCTGGACC
Coding sequences within:
- a CDS encoding DEAD/DEAH box helicase, producing the protein MDDVLPWLRDRPYYEGQIVDERRLPGREATDADLDVSDRLAAALSSDGVDRFYRHQAEAIEAVRDGENVVLATPTASGKSLAYTVPAFERAMDHVGTTLYIAPQVALINDQAETLSDLAHSLGFGSRVTVDRYTGRLSQSEKETVRERQPTVLLTTPDMLHYGIMPHAHRLWDWFFERLETIVVDEVHAYRGVFGSHVSLVLRRLNRLAERFDADPQYVCCSATIGNPVEHAATVTNQPEASFRLLTEDDSATGPRQWVVWNPPEKRGGGGQGRRRSHHVETERLFADLVQRGLQTVVFTGSRQVAERYATESGRKLRERGEGELATKIGAYQAALTSDRRRELEAGLHDGSIRGVWSTSALELGVDVGGLDAVILDGYPGTRMETFQRAGRAGRGEDPALVALVTGEDQLDQYVARHPESLFDRAPEQALTNPANDQILPAHVRSAARENWLSPDDDRHFGPTFPDVVADLEAAGDLERRATDAGIRWLDDGGGSPAHETSLRSADDREIKLRERGSNDVIASLPFGDALRDAHPGAIYHHQGTKYEVVELDLSHDVATLDRTYADQYTRVLHEKTITVEEDLREKPFPGRADVPVRFAEVTMRKQITGFERHDARSGEAISRESLDVPETSLRTRALYYALDPDLEEELRANGDFPGGIHAAEHAMIATMPLSFLCDRRDIGGVSTPHHPHTDRSTIFIYDGYPGGVGIARAGYEAIGELAATTYELVADCDCEDGCPACVQSPHCGNANDPLDKALSIELLDALVAES
- the gfo6 gene encoding D-xylose 1-dehydrogenase Gfo6; translation: MDLDEHFGDFARRDWERYDGAATVRFALIGAGWFTREWALPGIDRADHTEATVVVDVDAERAEALADDHGMTALTPAEFHDGVAETEYDAVYVCTPNATHLEYVETAAAAGKDILCEKPMEADATRAAELVETAQDAGVSLMVGYRMHLDPVVRRSKELIEAGAIGDVVQVHSNMSQRMVAELEGDASDQWRLDPDLAGGGAMMDIGIYPLNTTRFLLDADPVEVSAETGSTHEEFADVEEQVAVRSTFEGGVPVLFTANHNASHDSFLRVTGTEGQIIIDPAFFEREDRGLEVRLDGERHAIDVTNVHQLEEEFAYFADCVLAGRKPEPDGEHALLDMQAIEAIYESAETGGPVTSIGPN